A single Deltaproteobacteria bacterium DNA region contains:
- a CDS encoding type II toxin-antitoxin system VapB family antitoxin has product MRTTITIHEDLLKKTQQLTGLSGYSEAIVHGLQDYITLKEKIDFLEDLFRKKAPHSYKKIKSARKKNKWS; this is encoded by the coding sequence ATGCGTACTACCATTACCATTCATGAAGATTTGCTAAAAAAAACCCAACAACTCACCGGGCTCTCTGGATACAGCGAAGCCATTGTTCATGGCTTGCAAGACTATATTACCCTCAAAGAAAAAATAGATTTTCTGGAAGATTTGTTCCGTAAAAAAGCCCCCCATTCTTATAAAAAAATCAAATCCGCACGAAAGAAAAATAAATGGTCTTAA
- a CDS encoding undecaprenyl-diphosphate phosphatase encodes MAHWQAVLLGIMQGLGEFLPISSSAHLVITPWLFKFEDPGLTFDVALHFGTLLAILFYFWRDWLELFKAAFSSITKKRAHYTHSEKLFWYILFATIPGAVIGKIFEKQAEELFRSPLLIALTMSLMGILLLVADSVSQKRKSGDQIGFIDACLIGLSQALAIIPGVSRSGVTITSGLVRGFNRQTAARFSFLLATPITAGACLLKAKTFLTTGLNLNSLLGVAVSATVGFLSIKYMMQYIQRYSYRVFVVYRFLFSILVVLVYFWRK; translated from the coding sequence GTGGCACATTGGCAAGCTGTATTGTTGGGTATCATGCAAGGTCTGGGCGAGTTCTTACCCATTTCCAGTTCTGCACATTTAGTAATCACTCCGTGGCTATTCAAATTTGAAGATCCCGGCCTTACCTTCGATGTGGCTCTTCATTTTGGAACTTTGCTGGCTATTCTTTTTTATTTCTGGAGAGATTGGCTGGAGCTTTTTAAGGCCGCATTTAGTTCCATTACGAAAAAACGGGCCCATTACACACACTCTGAAAAATTATTCTGGTACATCCTCTTTGCCACTATTCCCGGTGCAGTGATAGGGAAAATTTTTGAAAAACAGGCCGAAGAACTTTTTCGTTCTCCCCTACTCATTGCACTCACTATGAGCTTGATGGGGATTTTACTCTTGGTGGCTGATTCTGTGAGTCAAAAAAGAAAAAGTGGAGATCAGATTGGTTTTATCGATGCCTGTTTGATCGGGCTCTCACAAGCCTTGGCAATTATTCCAGGGGTTTCACGCTCAGGAGTTACTATTACCTCAGGATTGGTACGGGGGTTTAATCGTCAAACCGCGGCCCGTTTTTCTTTTCTTTTAGCCACTCCTATTACGGCAGGGGCCTGTTTGTTAAAGGCAAAAACTTTTTTAACAACCGGATTAAATCTGAACTCCCTCCTGGGTGTTGCTGTTTCGGCCACTGTAGGTTTTTTAAGTATTAAATATATGATGCAGTATATTCAACGTTACAGTTACCGTGTGTTTGTCGTGTACCGCTTTCTTTTTTCTATCCTGGTGGTTTTGGTTTATTTTTGGAGGAAATAG